A section of the Cryobacterium soli genome encodes:
- a CDS encoding DEAD/DEAH box helicase — protein MAHNLSDLQIARLVGPQAYSRGVRYAKEGRVEDQVWQLGGSRLLGTVGGTQARPYDVVVTFQQDASGTVVRASGTCSCPMGINCKHVVALLLASRSSAADLARAPRAADSQRSVTAAPATWQSALAPLTRVPEAEPSTGTALALQFELLPPPRAARIAAPAVSLARLGVRPMVRGKKGKWIRGNLTWDNLAYSRGMLNRTQLRVLTALFELYSSGQRYHVVTDPWLHLDGFANRALWGLLGEAREAGIPFIGTTSAQHAVTVSTEPAELALDIRRDDDGLTLSPIVSLDGHVLERSALGYIGDPAHGLFTWTTHGTEVRLTIAPLARQLGRDLRVLASAHEPITVPPDEENVFLADFYPFLRGQLTLTSTDGSFDLPDTARPVLALSISAQADARITLHWEWHYTGGPGTSGPAVAPLRGPATEDAPAGYRDTVDEGRILHALNGIFAAFPAHQPSLYAADPADTAETHDPAGSPGILRADATLDGARMIEFLDAVLPALENADDIQVQFVGDAPEYREAAEPPRLTFATTARAESRDWFDLSVRVTVDGEDVPFDEVFRALATGQELMILADGTYFSLDRPELQQLRNLIEEARGLQDSPNDSLRINRAQSDLWEELQDLGSAEAEAAAWRDTLAGLAEGAEIAHRALPGAVNASLRPYQQTGYDWLGFLFDTGLGGVLADDMGLGKTLQAIALIVDARERQTERKPFLVVAPTSVVHNWATECARFAPGLNVAAITETTAKRGASLSHAVATADVVITSYTLFRLDFDEYDAVSWAGLLLDEAQFVKNHKSRAHHCAKRLQAPFKLAITGTPLENNLMELWSLLSITAPGLFPSAARFAEYYQRPIETQADGDRLGQLRRRIRPFMLRRTKDQVASDLPAKQEQVLQLELHPRHRRVYQTHLQRERQKVLGLLGDLNQNRFEIFRSITMLRQLSLDASLYDDKYADIPSSKLDVLMELLEDVVAEGHRTLIFSQFTGYLAKVRARLDGAGVSYSYLDGRTRNRAAAIDGFKNGDTSVFLISLKAGGFGLNLTEADYCILLDPWWNPAAEAQAVDRAHRIGQTKNVMVYRLVATDTIEEKVMALKAVKAKLFDNVMTDGGGTQGSGQGLTASDIRELLE, from the coding sequence ATGGCCCACAACCTCAGCGATCTGCAGATCGCGCGCCTCGTCGGGCCACAGGCGTACTCGCGCGGGGTGCGCTACGCCAAGGAGGGCCGGGTCGAGGATCAGGTCTGGCAGCTGGGCGGCAGCCGGCTGCTCGGCACCGTGGGCGGCACGCAGGCCCGCCCCTACGACGTGGTGGTCACCTTCCAGCAGGACGCGAGCGGCACCGTCGTGCGCGCCTCCGGCACCTGCAGCTGCCCGATGGGCATCAACTGCAAACACGTCGTGGCCCTGCTCCTGGCCAGCCGGTCCAGCGCCGCCGACCTGGCCCGCGCGCCGCGTGCGGCGGATTCCCAGCGAAGCGTCACGGCCGCGCCCGCGACCTGGCAGAGCGCACTGGCCCCGCTCACCCGGGTCCCGGAGGCCGAACCCAGCACGGGCACCGCCCTCGCGCTGCAGTTCGAACTGTTGCCGCCGCCCCGCGCCGCCCGGATCGCCGCCCCCGCCGTCTCGCTCGCCCGCCTGGGCGTGCGCCCGATGGTGCGCGGCAAGAAGGGCAAGTGGATCCGCGGCAACCTCACCTGGGACAACCTCGCCTACTCCCGCGGCATGCTCAACCGCACCCAGTTGCGGGTGCTCACGGCCCTGTTCGAGCTGTACTCGTCCGGCCAGCGCTATCACGTGGTCACCGACCCCTGGCTGCACCTGGACGGCTTCGCCAACCGGGCGCTCTGGGGGTTGCTCGGCGAGGCCCGCGAGGCCGGCATCCCGTTCATCGGGACCACCTCGGCCCAGCACGCCGTGACGGTGTCGACGGAGCCCGCCGAACTGGCCCTCGACATCCGCCGCGACGACGACGGCCTCACCCTCTCCCCCATCGTCTCCCTCGACGGCCACGTGCTCGAACGCTCCGCCCTCGGCTACATCGGCGACCCGGCGCACGGCCTGTTCACCTGGACCACGCACGGCACCGAGGTGCGCCTCACCATTGCGCCGCTGGCCCGCCAACTCGGCCGGGACCTGCGGGTACTCGCGTCGGCGCACGAGCCCATCACCGTGCCGCCCGACGAAGAGAACGTCTTCCTGGCCGACTTCTACCCGTTCCTGCGCGGCCAGCTCACGCTCACCAGCACCGACGGGTCGTTCGATCTGCCGGACACCGCCCGGCCGGTACTGGCCCTCTCGATCAGCGCCCAGGCGGATGCGCGCATCACGCTGCACTGGGAGTGGCACTACACCGGCGGCCCCGGCACCTCAGGACCGGCCGTCGCGCCGCTGCGGGGACCGGCCACCGAGGACGCCCCGGCCGGCTACCGGGACACCGTCGACGAGGGCCGCATCCTGCATGCCCTGAACGGCATATTCGCGGCGTTCCCTGCGCACCAGCCGTCGTTGTACGCCGCGGACCCGGCCGACACTGCCGAGACGCACGACCCAGCCGGCTCCCCCGGCATCCTCCGCGCCGACGCCACGCTCGACGGCGCCCGCATGATCGAGTTCCTCGATGCCGTGCTTCCGGCGCTGGAGAACGCCGACGACATCCAGGTGCAGTTCGTCGGCGACGCCCCCGAGTACCGGGAGGCCGCCGAGCCGCCCAGGCTCACCTTCGCCACCACGGCGCGCGCCGAGAGCCGGGACTGGTTCGATCTGTCGGTGCGGGTCACGGTCGACGGTGAAGACGTGCCCTTCGACGAGGTGTTCCGCGCCCTGGCCACCGGGCAGGAGTTGATGATCCTCGCCGACGGCACCTACTTCAGCCTGGACCGGCCCGAACTGCAGCAGCTGCGCAACCTCATCGAAGAGGCCCGCGGCCTGCAGGACTCCCCCAACGACTCCCTGCGCATCAACCGCGCCCAGTCCGACCTCTGGGAGGAGCTGCAGGACCTCGGCAGCGCCGAGGCCGAGGCCGCCGCCTGGCGGGACACCCTCGCCGGACTGGCCGAGGGCGCCGAGATCGCCCACCGCGCGCTGCCCGGCGCGGTCAACGCCTCGCTGCGGCCGTACCAGCAGACCGGCTACGACTGGCTCGGCTTCCTCTTCGACACGGGCCTGGGCGGCGTGCTCGCCGACGACATGGGGCTCGGCAAGACCCTGCAGGCCATCGCCCTGATCGTCGACGCCCGGGAACGCCAGACCGAGCGCAAACCGTTCCTCGTCGTGGCGCCTACCAGCGTTGTGCACAACTGGGCCACCGAGTGCGCCCGCTTCGCGCCCGGCCTGAACGTGGCAGCCATCACCGAGACCACCGCCAAACGCGGCGCCTCCCTCTCGCACGCCGTGGCCACGGCGGATGTCGTCATCACCTCGTACACGCTCTTCCGGCTCGACTTCGACGAGTACGACGCCGTCAGCTGGGCCGGGCTGCTGCTCGACGAGGCCCAGTTCGTGAAGAACCACAAGTCACGCGCGCACCACTGCGCCAAACGGTTGCAGGCCCCATTCAAGCTCGCCATCACCGGTACCCCGCTGGAGAACAACCTGATGGAACTGTGGTCGTTGCTCTCGATCACCGCCCCCGGCCTGTTCCCCAGCGCCGCCCGGTTCGCCGAGTACTACCAGCGCCCCATCGAGACCCAGGCCGACGGCGACCGGCTCGGCCAGTTGCGCCGGCGCATCCGCCCGTTCATGCTGCGCCGCACCAAGGACCAGGTCGCCAGCGACCTGCCGGCCAAGCAGGAGCAGGTGCTGCAGCTCGAACTGCACCCGCGGCACCGGCGGGTGTACCAGACCCACCTGCAGCGGGAGCGCCAGAAGGTGCTCGGCCTGCTCGGCGACCTCAACCAGAACCGGTTCGAGATCTTCCGGTCGATCACCATGCTGCGCCAACTCAGCCTGGATGCCTCGCTCTACGACGACAAGTACGCCGACATCCCCTCGAGCAAGCTGGATGTGCTCATGGAGCTGCTCGAAGACGTGGTCGCCGAGGGGCACCGCACCCTGATCTTCAGCCAGTTCACCGGCTACCTGGCCAAGGTGCGCGCCCGACTCGACGGCGCCGGGGTGAGTTACTCCTACCTCGACGGGCGCACCCGCAACCGGGCGGCGGCCATCGACGGGTTCAAGAACGGTGACACCTCGGTGTTCCTGATCAGCCTCAAGGCCGGCGGATTCGGTCTCAACCTCACCGAGGCCGACTACTGCATCCTGCTCGACCCCTGGTGGAACCCGGCCGCGGAGGCGCAGGCCGTGGACCGCGCGCACCGGATCGGGCAGACCAAGAACGTCATGGTGTACCGGCTGGTGGCCACCGACACCATCGAGGAGAAGGTCATGGCGCTCAAGGCCGTCAAGGCCAAGCTCTTCGACAACGTGATGACCGACGGCGGCGGCACCCAGGGCTCCGGCCAGGGGCTCACTGCGTCCGACATCCGCGAACTGCTCGAGTAA
- a CDS encoding class I SAM-dependent methyltransferase has product MPEFPFESLRRRPDVEAANLFAVDAGDRLILDEAAAALAVAGPGEVVVLEDHYGALTLAAAARVGAGADIRVYQDAFSGETALDLNAADLAGSVPELVSIVGDYRHLPLGAELLTGARLVLLQLPRSLAALDELAGTIARFAAPDVTLVAGGRIKHMTVAMNEVVRRHFGELTVTPARQKSRVLVASRPIQGDASAETWPRSVVHPDLGLTVCAHGAAFAGTTIDIGTRFLLDFIDRMKPDATTAIDLGCGTGVLAAAIALRRTGLEVLATDQSAAAVASATATMQANGVADRVRVLRDDALNAQPDASAELIVLNPPFHIGSSVHAGIALKLFEDAARVLRPGGELWTVWNTHLGYRPALTRIVGQTHQVGRNTKFTVTVSTRR; this is encoded by the coding sequence ATGCCTGAGTTCCCGTTCGAGAGCCTGCGCCGCCGGCCCGATGTGGAGGCGGCCAACCTCTTCGCCGTCGACGCCGGCGACCGGTTGATCCTCGACGAGGCCGCCGCGGCGCTGGCCGTGGCCGGGCCCGGCGAGGTGGTCGTGCTCGAGGACCACTACGGCGCGTTGACGCTGGCCGCCGCCGCCCGGGTAGGCGCAGGGGCGGACATCCGCGTGTACCAGGACGCGTTCTCCGGTGAGACCGCCCTCGACCTCAACGCGGCCGACCTGGCCGGTTCGGTGCCCGAGCTTGTGAGCATCGTCGGGGACTACCGGCACCTGCCGCTCGGCGCGGAGCTGCTCACGGGCGCCCGCCTCGTGCTGCTGCAGCTGCCGCGGAGCCTGGCCGCACTGGACGAACTGGCCGGCACCATCGCCCGGTTCGCCGCCCCGGACGTGACCCTCGTGGCCGGTGGCCGCATCAAACACATGACCGTGGCCATGAACGAGGTCGTGCGCCGGCACTTCGGCGAGCTGACGGTGACCCCGGCCCGGCAGAAGTCCCGGGTGCTCGTGGCCAGCCGGCCGATCCAGGGCGACGCATCCGCGGAGACCTGGCCGCGGTCGGTGGTACACCCCGACCTCGGCCTCACCGTGTGCGCGCACGGCGCCGCGTTCGCCGGCACCACCATCGACATCGGCACCCGGTTCCTGCTCGACTTCATCGACCGCATGAAGCCGGATGCGACCACCGCGATCGACCTCGGCTGCGGCACCGGCGTGCTTGCCGCGGCCATCGCCCTGCGCCGAACCGGCCTGGAGGTGCTGGCGACCGACCAATCGGCCGCCGCCGTCGCATCCGCTACGGCCACCATGCAGGCCAACGGCGTCGCCGACCGGGTACGCGTGCTGCGCGACGACGCGCTCAACGCCCAGCCGGATGCGTCGGCCGAGCTGATCGTGCTCAACCCGCCGTTCCACATCGGCTCGTCGGTGCACGCGGGCATCGCGCTCAAGCTTTTCGAGGACGCCGCCCGGGTGCTGCGCCCCGGCGGGGAACTGTGGACCGTGTGGAACACGCACCTCGGCTACCGCCCGGCGCTCACCCGCATCGTGGGGCAGACCCACCAGGTGGGCCGCAACACGAAGTTCACCGTCACGGTCTCCACCCGCCGCTGA
- a CDS encoding histidine phosphatase family protein, with protein sequence MTATTTFALVRHGQTDWNAAGRIQGATDVPLNDVGRGQATDAVAPLSDYAWDFIVSSPLARAAETADIIAADLGLEVTRHLPGLVERNYGPAEGLSAGPKLDALRVDGSYGSFRGAESEVSVSTRGLGALLQLAEDYPGARIIVVCHGTLIRLSLSAALDVEIPPILNAAISVVQFSPEAGWTASVINNEALEDDALDAVAAL encoded by the coding sequence GTGACTGCTACAACGACCTTCGCCCTCGTCCGCCACGGCCAGACCGATTGGAACGCCGCCGGGCGCATCCAGGGGGCCACGGATGTGCCCCTCAACGACGTGGGCCGGGGACAGGCGACCGATGCCGTCGCGCCGCTCTCCGACTACGCCTGGGACTTCATCGTGTCGTCGCCGCTCGCGCGCGCGGCCGAGACCGCCGACATCATCGCGGCCGACCTCGGCCTCGAGGTCACCCGCCACCTGCCCGGCCTGGTCGAGCGCAACTACGGTCCGGCCGAGGGACTCTCGGCGGGCCCGAAGCTCGACGCCCTGCGCGTGGACGGCAGCTACGGCAGCTTCCGCGGGGCCGAATCCGAGGTGAGCGTGTCGACCCGTGGGCTCGGGGCCCTCCTGCAGCTGGCCGAGGACTATCCGGGCGCCCGCATCATTGTGGTCTGCCACGGCACCCTGATCCGGCTGAGCCTGTCGGCCGCCCTCGACGTGGAGATCCCCCCGATCCTCAACGCCGCGATCTCGGTCGTGCAGTTCAGCCCGGAGGCCGGCTGGACCGCGTCGGTGATCAACAACGAGGCCCTCGAAGACGACGCCTTGGACGCCGTCGCCGCCCTCTAA
- a CDS encoding glycosyltransferase 87 family protein, with product MTYFVELVDHRLGRLVTPARREWLRSPRTLLLGFLGLHTLFLFALLPTILTGRVLGDLPLYRVWAEQALRNGVWQGIDVEWVYPIGALVPVVLADVAGPLLYQLLWFLMTMALNATAIGILTDWGRNRGGYKAAWFWLAFSLVLSPVGLLRLEGLSAPLVIMGLVLLARRPVIAAALLTIATWIKVWPAAVLLAVVAASRRRLSVIVTGAAISVGIALAVWAAGGLRFLTGFVTMQSDRALQLEAPVTTPWVWLAAMGHHGTTIYQNQAIATREVSGPGTTLVAALMTPVMFLAMAAIFVLVLLALRRSRDNAQLVLLGALALVSTFVVFNKVGSPQYMLWIAPVVAVGVAHDWARWRVPAYLMLVIGGLTTLIFPIFYLPLVHGDAGALLLLTLRNGLLMVMLGWSVLGLWRTARAGSPASVSVRHTASSRGLAAN from the coding sequence ATGACTTATTTCGTTGAGCTGGTCGATCACCGATTGGGCCGGTTGGTCACTCCAGCCAGGCGCGAATGGCTGCGGAGCCCGCGCACGCTCCTGCTCGGTTTCCTCGGCCTGCACACGCTCTTCCTGTTCGCCCTGCTGCCCACGATCCTCACCGGCCGGGTGCTCGGCGACCTGCCCCTGTACCGGGTCTGGGCGGAGCAGGCCCTGCGGAACGGGGTCTGGCAGGGCATCGACGTGGAATGGGTCTACCCCATCGGCGCGCTCGTGCCCGTGGTGTTGGCGGATGTCGCCGGCCCGCTGCTCTACCAGCTGCTGTGGTTCCTGATGACAATGGCGCTCAACGCCACGGCCATCGGCATCCTCACCGACTGGGGACGCAACCGCGGCGGCTACAAGGCGGCCTGGTTCTGGCTGGCGTTCAGCCTGGTGCTCAGCCCCGTCGGCCTGCTGCGGCTGGAGGGGCTCAGCGCCCCGCTGGTGATCATGGGACTCGTGCTGCTGGCCCGGCGCCCGGTGATCGCCGCGGCACTGCTGACCATCGCCACCTGGATCAAGGTCTGGCCGGCCGCGGTGCTGCTCGCCGTCGTGGCGGCCAGCCGCCGCCGGCTCAGCGTCATCGTCACGGGAGCCGCCATCTCGGTCGGCATCGCGCTCGCGGTCTGGGCGGCCGGCGGGCTGCGCTTCCTCACCGGCTTCGTCACCATGCAGTCCGACCGGGCCCTGCAGCTCGAGGCACCCGTGACGACCCCGTGGGTGTGGCTGGCGGCCATGGGGCACCACGGCACCACGATCTACCAGAACCAGGCCATCGCCACGCGCGAGGTGAGCGGGCCAGGCACCACCCTGGTGGCCGCACTCATGACGCCCGTGATGTTCCTGGCGATGGCGGCCATCTTCGTGCTCGTGCTGCTCGCGTTGCGGCGCAGCCGCGACAACGCCCAGCTCGTGCTGTTGGGAGCGCTCGCCCTGGTCAGCACCTTCGTGGTGTTCAACAAGGTGGGTTCTCCGCAGTACATGCTCTGGATCGCGCCGGTCGTGGCCGTCGGAGTGGCGCACGACTGGGCCAGGTGGCGGGTTCCGGCCTACCTGATGCTCGTGATCGGCGGGTTGACCACCCTGATCTTCCCGATCTTCTACCTGCCGCTCGTGCACGGCGACGCTGGGGCCCTGCTGCTGCTCACCCTGCGCAACGGGCTGCTCATGGTGATGCTCGGTTGGTCGGTGCTGGGTCTGTGGCGGACGGCTCGGGCAGGCTCGCCGGCATCCGTGTCGGTGCGGCACACCGCCTCATCGCGCGGCCTGGCGGCCAACTGA
- a CDS encoding fibronectin type III domain-containing protein, with the protein MNGVLTRMVNSPKRRNTVLAGGLIAALALTTLGSGIAYAAGGLAPPAVKPATIYTATAVPDRVILTPTTTPASTQNVSWRTSTDVTAPQVQLAAMTDGPVASWTTISAVSTTEFATDLGYPIKYHTATLTGLAEATSYLYRVGDGDTWSEWFEFATASSTPQPFSFLVQGDAQNDVKSYASRTFRAAFEARPYAKAVVHLGDLIDTDVADAEWGEWFSAAGYENAYLNVMATPGNHEYYPGPLLTKYWKAQFEFPENGPAQTPEIQATFSENTYFTDYQGVRFISLNGSQINTADLAAQTEWLDQALEENPGKWSVVSFHQPVFSVTSGRDNKIIREAWLPIFEKHNVDLVLQGHDHAYGRGNLFANEQNLPAGADAATSQTGPVYMVTVAGPKMYVPDDLATNNWITNGANLRSMNRDTQMYQTVDVTNDEIYVESRKVTGELFDAFSITKTDDGVKLVTDVTVGRDSGPGSARSTVNAPERPTPVVPGAVPTPEPTTPPTTPPTTPEPTAPPTPEPTTAPTPQPTVEPTSEPTAEPTAEPTSEPTAVPTAEPTAEPTTEPTTTPTTEPTTEPTTGPTAGPTSAPTTAPTTAPTTVPTSAPTTDPQPTPTYTPGALQLSATGVAAGGQISLKGSGFKPNEDLEVQLHSDPVTLGYPTADASGNFSFTGRIPAGIPAGTHTIVVRGLESGVTAEATIEVLPLGAPSTGVRDLANTGVVALGLWLAAAGIALLLGIGAVLFGRRFNRTGTRQGGTA; encoded by the coding sequence ATGAATGGCGTTCTCACGCGCATGGTGAACTCACCGAAAAGGCGCAATACCGTGCTGGCGGGCGGCCTCATCGCCGCGCTGGCACTGACCACACTCGGCAGCGGCATCGCCTACGCGGCGGGCGGCCTGGCGCCGCCGGCCGTGAAGCCCGCCACCATCTACACCGCCACCGCCGTGCCCGACCGGGTCATCCTCACCCCGACCACCACCCCCGCCTCGACCCAGAACGTGTCCTGGCGTACCTCGACCGATGTCACCGCACCCCAGGTGCAGCTTGCGGCGATGACCGACGGGCCCGTCGCGAGCTGGACCACCATCTCGGCCGTGAGCACCACCGAGTTCGCGACCGACCTCGGCTACCCGATCAAGTACCACACGGCCACCCTCACCGGGCTGGCCGAGGCCACCAGCTACCTCTACCGGGTCGGCGACGGCGACACCTGGAGCGAGTGGTTCGAATTCGCCACGGCGTCCTCGACTCCGCAGCCGTTCTCGTTCCTCGTGCAGGGCGACGCCCAGAACGACGTCAAGTCCTACGCCTCCCGCACCTTCCGCGCCGCCTTCGAGGCCCGCCCCTACGCCAAGGCCGTCGTGCACCTCGGCGACCTCATCGACACGGATGTCGCCGACGCCGAGTGGGGCGAGTGGTTCTCCGCGGCCGGCTACGAGAACGCGTACCTCAACGTCATGGCCACCCCCGGCAACCACGAGTACTACCCGGGGCCGCTGCTGACCAAGTACTGGAAGGCGCAGTTCGAGTTCCCCGAGAACGGCCCGGCGCAGACCCCCGAGATCCAGGCCACCTTCAGCGAAAACACCTACTTCACCGACTACCAGGGAGTGCGCTTCATCTCCCTGAACGGCTCGCAGATCAACACGGCCGACCTGGCAGCCCAGACCGAATGGCTCGACCAGGCGCTCGAGGAGAACCCGGGCAAGTGGAGCGTCGTCTCGTTCCACCAGCCGGTGTTCTCGGTCACCTCAGGCCGCGACAACAAGATCATCCGCGAAGCCTGGCTGCCGATCTTCGAGAAGCACAACGTGGACCTCGTACTGCAGGGCCACGACCACGCCTACGGCCGCGGCAACCTGTTCGCCAACGAGCAGAACCTGCCCGCCGGCGCCGACGCGGCAACCAGTCAGACCGGCCCCGTCTACATGGTGACCGTCGCCGGTCCCAAGATGTACGTGCCCGACGACTTGGCCACGAACAACTGGATCACCAACGGCGCCAACCTGCGCAGCATGAACCGCGACACCCAGATGTACCAGACCGTCGACGTGACGAACGACGAGATCTACGTGGAGAGCCGCAAGGTCACCGGCGAGCTCTTCGACGCCTTCTCGATCACCAAGACGGATGACGGCGTCAAGCTCGTCACGGATGTCACGGTGGGCCGCGACTCCGGCCCCGGCTCGGCCCGCAGCACGGTCAACGCCCCAGAGCGGCCGACCCCGGTCGTGCCCGGCGCGGTTCCCACACCGGAGCCGACCACCCCGCCGACCACCCCGCCGACCACGCCGGAGCCCACCGCCCCGCCGACGCCGGAGCCGACAACCGCACCCACGCCGCAGCCGACGGTCGAACCGACCAGCGAGCCGACGGCCGAGCCCACGGCCGAGCCGACCAGCGAGCCGACGGCCGTGCCCACGGCCGAGCCGACCGCCGAACCGACTACCGAGCCGACCACCACGCCCACGACCGAACCGACGACGGAGCCCACGACCGGGCCGACCGCCGGGCCGACATCCGCGCCCACGACGGCGCCTACGACGGCGCCGACCACGGTGCCCACCAGCGCGCCAACCACCGACCCGCAGCCGACGCCCACGTACACCCCCGGCGCCCTGCAGCTCTCGGCCACCGGCGTGGCGGCGGGCGGCCAGATCAGCCTGAAGGGGTCGGGCTTCAAGCCCAACGAAGACCTCGAGGTGCAGCTGCACTCCGACCCGGTCACCCTCGGCTACCCCACCGCGGATGCCTCGGGCAACTTCTCCTTCACCGGCCGGATCCCCGCCGGTATCCCGGCCGGCACCCACACCATCGTGGTGCGGGGCCTGGAGTCCGGCGTGACCGCTGAGGCGACCATCGAGGTCCTGCCGCTCGGTGCCCCGAGCACCGGTGTGCGGGACCTGGCCAACACGGGCGTCGTCGCGCTGGGCCTGTGGCTCGCCGCGGCGGGAATCGCCCTGCTGCTCGGCATCGGCGCCGTCCTGTTCGGCCGCCGCTTCAACCGCACCGGCACCCGCCAGGGCGGCACTGCATGA